The sequence CGGACCGCCTGCGGTGTGCGTGTAGACGTCGCGGATCCGACCTTCGATGTCGTCGCCGGCCGCGACGGGCGCCGTGTCCGCGGTTGCCGTCTCGGGGGCCGGATCAGCGGACGCCGGCCGGAACACCTCGTGCAGGCGCAGGTCGTCGGCAGCGAGGTGGCGTCCGATGCCCGCCATGACCGCGTAGAGAGCACGAATGGGCGGCTGCGCACCCTTCGGTGGCGGCTGGTCGAGTTCTCTTGCACACCAAGCCCACCCGCGATCGGTGAGGCTGTGTACGTAACTGTTGCGGGCGCCCTTCGCCGATTCGATGAGGCCGAGGTCATTGAGCTTCTGCCGGCTCTGCCGCGTGAGTTCGGGCGCCAGTGCTCGTAGCTCCGGATTGGGGACGTCCCGTGCCTGCGACATCAGCACGAACAACACGGCGCTCTGCGATGGCGTCAGCGGATGGTGTTCCAACGTCAGTGACTCCTCGAGGCGGCCGGCGGCATGGGTGCTGCGGTCATCGTTGAGGAATATATCGGTACGCGCCGACCGCGGCTCGGGTCGAGGGCCCCGCGATGGCTCCCGACCGCGCCCGCGACATCATTTCGTTCCCGCGACCTCGATCGATGGCGCAGAAACGAAATGATGTCGCGCGACGGGCCGCGTCAGCCGGTGGTCTCGGGGTCGGGCCGGCGCTTGATCCCGAAGATGGTGAAGACCAATGCGCATGCGGCGGTGATCACCAGCAGGACCAGCCCGACCGTGTAACTGTGTGCCTCCGCGTTGTACGTCGCGCCCATCACAAGGGGCGGGAAGAACCCGCCGAGGCCACCCGCTGCGCCGACGATGCCGGTCACCGAACCGACGCGGGCCGTGGGGGCGTCGCGCGCCACCCAGCTGAACACCGAACCGGAACCGAGCCCCATGCATACGGCCATCAGTACGAGGTCGAGACCGGCGGGGAACTCCAGCGGCGGCTGCGTGATCATCCACACCGCGAGCAGCGCGGCGCCCGCAGTGGATATCGCGGTGATGAGGCGCGGTCCGAACCGGTCCGACAGCATGCCGCCGACGGGCCGTGCGATGACCGCGGCCACCGCGAATCCGGCCGTGCGCGTACCGGCCGCCTGCAGGTCGAAATCGTAGATGTCCTTCAGGTATGTCGGCAGGTAGGTGGAGAAGGCGACGAAGCCGCCGAACGTCGCGGCGTAGAGGAAGCCCATCTGCCAGGTGATCGGCAGCTTGGCGGCCGCCACGAGTTTCGGCGCCACCGCATCGCGATTCGGTTTCCATTGCGGCGCGTCGTGCATGAACATCCAGACGATGACCGCGACGACGATCAAGGCCACCGCGATGATGACATGGGTCGCGACATATCCGAACCAACTCACGAACCGTGGCGTGAAGAACGCCGAGAGCGCGGTGCCGCCCATTCCCGCGCCGAAGATGCCGGTCGCGAAACCACGCTTGGACGGGTCATACCAGGCGTTCACAAAGGGGATGCCGACCGCGAACGTGGTGCCGGCGATGCCGAGGAAGAACCCGACGATGAGCAACATCGGGTACGAACCGATCTCGCCGGCCACGGCCACGAGGATGACGAACGGCGCGGTCACCACCAGCAGGACGGGGAACATCAGCCGCCCGCCGTATCGGTCGGTGAGCGCGCCGGTCAGAATTCGACCGACCGATCCGACGATGATGGGGATGGCGACGAGGACCGACTTCTGCGTCGACGACAGATCCAGGACGTCCGAATACCGCACGCCCAGTGGTGCGATCAGGTTCCACGCCCAGAAGCTGATGGTGAAGGCGAGCGTGGCGAGGAACAGATTCAGGCTCTGTCCGGCTCGCAACGCGGCGGGGGTGGGGGTCGCTGTGGTCATCGTTGCCGATCCTTGGTTCCGACGGGCGCCCAACCGGGCCGGGCGGTACGGCTACCGGGAGCCTGTGCGGCGTCTCGGCTCCGATAGACGATGTAGGGCCGGAACAGGTAGTGCACCGGCGCTGTGAATGCGTGGACGAGGCGCGTGAACGGCACCATCGCGAACACCAGCATCCCCACGAGGACATGGATGTGGAAGCGCAAGGGCGCCTCGCCCATCGCGTGCACGTCGGGCTGAAGGTAGAAGATCGAGCGGAACCAAGGTGAGACGGTCTCGCGGTAGTTCACGCCCTCGGCCCCCGGGACGGTGCCGATCAGCGTGATGTACACGCCGAGGATCAGCGCCGCGGTGAGCACCACGTACATGACCTTGTCGTTGGCGGTGGTTGCCATGAACACCGGACCGGAGCGACGTCGCCGATAGATCAGGATGGCGATGCCGCTGAGGGTGGCGACCCCCGCGATCAATCCGAAGACGGCAGCCGTCACGTGGTACATGTCCTCGGACACGCCGATGGCATCGGTCCACGATTCGGGAATCACCAAACCCATTGCGTGACCGATGATCACCACCAGGATCCCGAAGTGGAAGAGCGGGGACCCGATACGCAGCAGCCGGGACTCGTAGAGTTCCGAGGAGCGCGTCGTCCAGCCGAACTTGTCGTAGTGATACCGCCAGACGGTGCCGCCGATCAGCAGCACCAACGTCACATAGGGCAGGACTCCCCACAACACCACGTCCATGATCTACCCGACCTCGTCGAACACGCCCGCTCGCGGCGCCGTGGGGGAGATCGGAAGGAGCCTCGGGTCGTACGGTTCGAGACCCACTGATTCGACGGGTGGCGGCGCCCCCTGCATGGCCATCACGGCGCGACGATCCGCGGGCGATTCGCCGGGGAGGGTTGCGCATACGGCGGTGACGACATCGGCATAAGGGGTGCGCCGTTCGACGAGCGACAGGCGCAGGAGTTCGAGAGCCGGCCGATGCTCTTGCAGGAGGTGGGTGCCCGCATCCGAATCGACCCGTGCCGCGAACTCCAGCACGATCGGGAGATGGTCGGGCAGCTCACCACGCAGGTCGACCACGAAACCGCTGTCCCGATACTGCTTCTTGAACACACCGAGTTCCTCGCCGCGTCTGCGGGTGTCGCCTGCGGTCCAATACGACAGGTAGAGCGTGTGTTTGCGAGAGAGGTCGAAAAGATCGATGTAGTCCTGACGCAAGACCTTCGGATCGGAATCCCGCAGGTGTCCGACGAAGGTCCGGAGCCCGGCGATCGGCTCGTCCGCCGGCTGTTCGCAGAGTGCGGCATCGAGCAGCGGAGCCATGGCTAGGGTGTCGTCGTCGGGGTAGCCCAGACACACCGACGCCACCTGGCGGACCACCGCATGATCGGACGCACGGCGACGCGAGAATCTCATGGTCGCTCCGATCGGTGCGGGAACATGCCGTCGGGGACGCCGTTGCCGTCCCAGTTGAGCAGGTTGGTCCGACCCGACATGCTCTCCGAACCCGCTGCGGTGTCGCTGGTCTGGCGCTGTCGCAGGGCGTGGAAGGTCTCCACCGAGACCGGTGCCGGCCGTCCACTCGCCTCACCGAACGCGGACGATTCGAACATGCCAGGGCCCTCGTCGTAGTCCAGGGAGCAGCCGATCTCCTCGAGCTCGTGCGCCTGTTCGAGGTGGGCCGTCGGGATCACATAGCGCTCTTCGTACTTGGCGATCGCCATCAGCCGGTACATCTGGTAGATCTGCTCCTCGGTCATGCCGACCCGTGCGGGGATCGATGCGTCGAGTTCGCGACCGAGGGTGACGTCCCGCATGTATGCGCGCATCGCCGCGAGCTTGCGGAGCACGCCTTCGATCACGCTGCTGTCGCCCGCGGTGAAGAGTTCGGCCAGGTAGTCGACCGGAATGCGCAGGGAGTCGATGGCGCCGAACAGATTTCGGTGATCCTCCGCGTCGTGCCCCTGCTCGGACAACAGGTCGACGATGGGAGACAGCGGCGGGACGTACCAGACCATCGGCATCGTGCGGTATTCCGGATGCAGCGGCAACGCGACCCGGTATTTCTTGGCGAGGGCGTATACCGGCGAACGGCGGGCCGCGTCGAGCCAGTCGTCCGGGATGCCGCCGGCGCGTGCGGCCGCGATCACCTCGGGATCGTCCGGGTCCAGCATGAGATCAAGCTGTGCCTGATACAGGTCCTTCTCGTCCGGCACCGACGCCGCCGCCGCCACGGCGTCGGCGTCGTAGAGGAACAGTCCGAGATACCGCAGCCGCCCCACGCAGGTCTCGGAGCACACCGTGGGAAGTCCCACCTCGATGCGCGGATAGCAGAGCGTGCACTTCTCGGCCTTGCCGGATTTGTGGTTGAAATAGATCTTCTTGTAGGGACATCCGGTGATGCACTGACGCCAGCCCCGGCAGCGGTCCTGGTCGACCAGGACGATCCCGTCCTCGGACCGCTTGTAGATCGCGCCCGACGGGCACGAGGCCATACACGACGGGTTGAGGCAGTGCTCGCAGATCCGTGGCAGATAGAACATGAACGTCTGTTCGAAACTGAACTTGATCGCATCCTCGGACTCCCGCCGCAACTTCTCGACCACGGGATCGAGGCCGCCCATCTCGGGTGCCCCGCCCAGATTGTCGTCCCAGTTGGCCGACCACGAGACCTTGGTGTCCTCGCCGGTGATCAGTGACTTGGGTCTGGCGACCGGGAAGTCGTCTCCCAGCGGCGCGTCGACGAGTGTCTGGTAGTCGTAGGTCCAGGGTTCGTAATAGTCGTCGAGGGTCGGTTGCACCGGGCTGGCGAAGAGCGTCAGCAACTTCTGCAGCCGACCGCCGGTGCGGAGCCGGAGCCGGCCCTTCTTGTCCAGATGCCAGCCACCCCGCCACTGCTCCTGATCTTCGTAGCGGCGCGGATAGCCCTGGCCTGGGCGGGTTTCGACGTTGTTGAACCAGACATACTCGGTGCCTGCCCGGTTCGTCCACGCCTGCTTGCAGGTGACCGAACACGTATGACACCCGATGCACTTGTCGAGGTTCATCACCATGCCCATCTGGGCCATGACGCGCATCAGTACGTCACCTCCTGACTGCGTTTCCGGATGGTCGAGACGATGTCGCGCTGGTTGCCCGCGGGTCCGAGATAGTTGAAGGCATAGGACAGTTGGGCGTAGCCGCCGATCATGTGCGTCGGCTTGACGAGCAACCGTGTCACCGAGTTGTGGATGCCGCCCCGGCGGCCGGTCGCCTCGGACTTCGGCACATCGATGGTGCGTTCCTGGGCATGATGGACGTAGCAGACCCCGTTCGGCATGCGGTGACTCACGATCGCGCGACACACCACCACCCCGTTCGCGTTGACACATTCGATCCAGTCGTTGTCGCGCACATCGATCGATGCCGCGTCGTCGGGGCTCAGCCAGGCCGTGGGCCCGCCGCGGGAGAGCGAGAGCATGAAGAGGTTGTCCTGGTACTCCGAGTGGATCGACCACTTCGAGTGGGGCGTCAGGTATCGAACCGTGATCTGCCGGGCGCCGTCGGGACCGAGCTTCGGCTCGCCGAACAGGCGGTGCATGTCCAGAGGTGGCCGGTAGATCGGAAGTGACTCGCCGATGTCGATCATCCAGTCGTGATCGAGGTAGAAGTGCATACGGCCCGTGAGGGTGTGAAAGGGCTTGAGTCGCTCGATGTTCACCGTGAACGGTGCATAGCGTCGTCCGCCCGTCTCCGATCCCGACCATTCCGGCGAGGTGATCACCGGCACCGGTGCCTGCTGGGTGTCGGCGAACCGGATCCGCTTCTCCTCGGACCCGCGGGCCAGATCGTCGAGCTGGAACCCGACACGCTGCTGGAGGCTGCGGAAACCCTGTACGGCGAGTTCGCCGTTCGTGGTTCCCGAGAGGGTGAGGATGGCCTCGGCGAGTTTCGCGTCGGTGTCGATCGCCGGTCGTCCGTCGCCCGCACCACCGAGCATGACCCCGTTCGATTCGGCGAGCTTTCGGGTCTGTTCGGTCAACTCGTAGGTCACGTTCTTCACGGTGAAGCCCAGTGAATCGGCGAGGGGGCCGATGGTCCCGAGCTTGTCTGCGATGGCTGTGTAGTCGCGTTCGACCACACTGAACTTCGGCATGTTGCGACCCGGTCGTGCCGGCACGGCTCCGTCGGAACCCCACCAGTCGGCCACCCGACCGTGCGGTTGGGCGATCTCGCCCGGGGTGTCGTGCTGCAGTGGGACGCTCACCAGGTCCCGGCGCACCCCGAGATGAGTGCGTGCCATCGCCGACAGCTTTGCGGCGAGCAGGTGGAACATCTCGAAGTCGGTCTTGGCCTCCCACGGCGGATCGATCGCGGGCGAGAAGGCATGCACGAAGGGATGCATGTCCGTCGACGACAGGTCGTGCTTCTCGTACCAGGTCGCCGCCGGGAACACCACGTCGGAGAGCAGAGTGGTCGACGTCATGCGGAAGTCGGCCGACATCAGCAGGTCGAGCTTGCCTTCCGGTGCCTCGTCGCGCCACACGACGTCACGCGGACGCGGGGCGTCCGGATTCTCGGTGCCCAGCACATTGTGGTGGGTGCCGAGGAGGTGTCGCAGGAAGTACTCGTTGCCCTTCGCCGACGATCCCATCAGATTCGAGCGCCACAGCACCAGCGTGCGCGGCCAGTTCTCGGGTGCGTCGACGTCGGAGATCGCCGGGGTCAGATCGCCAGACGTGAGTCCCTGCGCGACATAGCTTCCGATGTCCTCGGCCTCGCCGCGGTCGACGGCGGCCTGCGCGGTCTCCGCGACGTCGAGCGGATTACTGGAGAACTGCGGATAGAACGGCATCCAGCCGAGGCGTGCGGATTGCGCGATCGCGTCGGCGGTGTGCGCGTGGTCGAGGACCCCGCGGGACAGGGGAGAGGTCAGGGAAGCCGCCGAATAGCCGTCGTTGCGCCACTGGTCGGTGTGCATGTACCAGTAGGACGTACCGGTCATCGTGCGTGGCGGTCGCGTCCAGTCCAACCCGTTGGCGAGGGAGATCCAGCCGGTGATGGGCCGGCACTTCTCCTGCCCGACGTAGTGCGCCCAGCCGCCGCCGTTGCGGCCCATGCAGCCGGTCAGGATCAGCAGCGACAAGATCGAGCGATAGGTGGCGTCGCCGTGGAACCACTGGCAGATCCCGGCACCCATGATGATCATCGAGCGGCCTTCGGATTCCTCGGCGTTCTCGGCGAATTCGCGCGCGATCCGGATCGCCGCTTCGGCGGGGACGCTGGTGATCTCGGCCTGCCACGCGGGTGTGTAGGGCGTGTCGACGTCGTCGTAGCCGCTGGGCCAGTCGCCGGGCAGATCGTCTCGGGCCACCCCGTACTGCGCGAGCATCAGGTCGAACACCGTGGTCACGAGGTGTCCGCCGACGCGACGGGCGGGAACGCCGCGACGCAGGACCGAACCGCTCCCGTCCGGCGCGTCGAAGGCAGGGAAGCACACCGGCACGGCTTTGGCGGACTCGCCGTACAGGGTGAGTGCCGGGACGACTCCGTCGAGGTCGAGATTCCATTGACCGACGCCCGAGTCGGCATAGCGGAATCCCATGGAACCGTTGGGCACCACCGGTTGTCCGGTCGCCTCGTCGAGGATCACCGTCTTCCAGACATCCTCCTCGGGAGCGACGCGTGCGTCGCCGAGCTCGTCGGCCGTCAGGAACTTGCCCGCCACGTAGTCCTGGTTCCCGTCGCCTTCGCGTTGCTCGAGGTGTATCAGGAACGGCAGGTCGGTGTAGGTGCGTACGTACTCGTCGAAAAACGACGTACGCCTGCGCACAAAGAACTCCGTCAGGATCACGTGGCCCATCGCCATGGCGAGTGCGGCATCGGTGCCGGCCTGCGCGGGTAGCCATTCGTCGGCGAACTTGGTGTTGTCGGCATAGTCGGGGCTGACCGTGACGATCTTGGTCCCCCGGTAGCGGACCTCGGCCATCCAGTGCGCGTCCGGCGTCCGGGTGACCGGCACGTTGGAGCCCCACATCATCAGATACGTAGCATCCCACCAGTCGCCCGATTCCGGAACGTCGGTCTGGTCGCCGAAGACCTGCGGGCTGGCGACCGGAAGGTCGGCGTACCAGTCGTAGAACGACGTCATCACCCCACCGATCAGCTGGATGAATCGTGTTCCGACACAATGGGACACCATCGACATCGCCGGGATCGGGGAGAAGCCCGCGCACCGGTCGGGTCCGTAGGTCTTGATGGTGTGCACGTGGGCGGCCGCCGCGATCTCGGTCGCCTCGTCCCACGAGACCCGGATCAGGCCGCCCTTGCCTCGTGCCTGCTGGTAGGACCGGCGACGCAACGGGTCTCCGACGACGTCGGCCCAGGCGAGGACCGGGTCACCGAGCCGCGCCCGCGCTTCCCGGTACATCTCCACCAGGACTCCGCGCGCGTACGGATGACGAACGCGGGTGGGGGAATAGGTGTACCAGGAGAACGCCGCGCCGCGCGGGCATCCGCGGGGCTCGTACTCGGGCCGGTCGGGTCCCACTGACGGGTAGTCGGTTTCCTGCGTCTCCCAGGTGATGATGCCGTCTTTGACGTACACCTTCCAGGAGCAGGATCCGGTGCAGTTCACCCCGTGGGTCGACCGCACGATCTTGTCGTGGCTCCAGCGGTCGCGGTAGAAGACGTCGCCCGCACGCCCGCCGCGACGGAACACCGCACGGCCGTCGTCGCTCTCATCCCACCGGGTGAAGAACCTGCCGATGCCCAGCAGTGCCTTCGCCGCCTCGCCGTCAACTCCCGTAGATCGGCTCACACTCGAAAACCATACGGTTCTTTGGTCTCCGAAAGGTGAAATGTCGGAAATCGGATGATGACCAACGGTCTTCCGCCACCTTTGACCGCCAACCGATGTTCACCCGGCGGTCGGCCGGAGGTGAAACTCGGTATCGGAACGGCGGCGGATGCGATCAGCCTGTGACCACGGTCAGCAGCACGGCGGAGTCCTGCTGAGCCGTAAGGCCGTGTCGCTCGCGCGGAATGGCGAGTAGATCGCCGTCGACGCCCTGCCACTGCGCCTGCGATGTCGAGAGGGTCACGTGACCGCGCAGTACCTGCAGACTGGCCTCGCCGGGGCTTTCGTGATCGGTCAGGCCGTGGCCGGCCACGAGGGCGATGACCGTCTGGCGCAGGTGGTGGTCGGCGCTGCCGTAGAGCGTCTGTGCGGCGCGACCGCTGCGCGCGGAGTGGGCGGTGGTGAGGAGTTGGTCGACGAGTTCGGGAAGGCGGGTGGCATCCATGACATCAACTGTGGCAGCTGACAGTCGGTCACACGGTGACTTGCAGAATCCGATCGTCACCCGCGTCGGGCCGTCCGCGTCCATCGGTGTTGCTGGTGCCGATCCACAGCGAGCCGTCGGGTGCGGCCGCGACCGAGCGAAGGCGGCCGTGGCTTTCCGCCAGCATCGCCACCGGTACGCCGGCGGCTCCGTCGCCGTCGAGCGGTACGCGCCACAGGCGGCGGCCGCGCAGGGCCGCCACGTACGCCGTGCTGCCGACGAACGCGAGTCCCGCCGGTGAGGCCTCGTCGGTCGTCCAGGTCACCGCAGGTGCGATGAAACGGGTGTCGTCGCCGTTCCGCGTCTCGCGGCCTTCCACCTGCGGCCACCCGTAGTTGCCCCCGCGCCGGATGACGTTGAGCTCGTCCTGGACGTCCTGACCGAATTCGGTTGCCCACAGACGCCCGGCGGCGTCGAAGGCAAGCCCTTCGACGTTGCGGTGCCCGTACGACCAGATCTCGTTCCCGAACGGGTTGTCCGACGGCGGGCGCCCGTCGCGACCAAGGCGCAGGATCTTGCCGTTGAGCTCACGCAGATCCTGCGCCACGTCGCGCTGGGCGGCGTCGCCGACCGCAACGTACAGGTATCCGTCGGGTCCCACGGTTATCGCGCCACCGTGATGGTTGTAGGCGGCTTCGAGTCCGGTGAGCAGCGGGCGGGGCGAACTGGTGCGGCGGCCGTCGAAGTCCAGCCGGACCAATCGGTTGTCCTCGTCGGATGTGTAGTAGACGAAGACGGTTGTCTCGTCTCCGGGCGCGATCGCGATGCCCTGCAGGCCGCCTTCGCCGCGCGGGGCCACGTCCGGCACGTCACCGACCGTCACCACGGACCCATCCGGCGTGACCCGCGCGATGGTGGCATCGTCGCGCTGGGTGACCAATGCGCTCCCGTCACGCAGGAAGCCGATCGCCCACGGCACGTTCAGGCCTTCGGCGATCACCGTCACTCTGCCCGCGCCGGGCTCCGGCGGAGGTGAGGACGGCGATGGCGTCGACGACGCGCCGGTCTCCCGGGCGCACGCGACCGCCGCGACGGACAGACCCGCGACTGCTCCGATGGTGAGGAACTGGCGCCGGTCCATTCTTCGATGGTGCCGGAGATCCCGGTCATGCGCAGACGGTGCATCACCCGGTTCTGGATGAGCGGGCCGGGTCGGAAAGCTACCGTGCAGCGTCATGGACACGAAGGCGATTGCGATGGTGTGGGGTGAGGATGTGACCTCCGCGCTGCGTACGGCGGATCTCGGCGAGGCGTGCGCGGCCGCGGGCGCGCGCCGGCTGCAGGTGAACGTCACCGACGATGCGGTCAGCGGTGCGATGCGCATCGACGAACTCGACCCACCGATCGGTGGCGTGGTGAGCATCTGGGCCGAGGATCTGCGTCCGGTGCTCGACGCGATCGCAGGGCGAGTCGCACGGATCGCCGCGTGGGAGGTGGAGGAGCGCGCGCCACTCGATCCCGCGCTGGCTTCCGACGGCAGCCGGGTCGACGCATTGAGCAACGTCGCCTTCCTCCGTCGGCCCGTGGACCTCTCACGTGACGACTGGCTGCACCGGTGGCTCGACGAGCACACGCAGGTGGCCATCGAGACCCAGGCGACCTTCGGCTACTACCAGAACATCGTCAACAGGCCGCTCACCGACAATGCCCCGGTGGTCGACGCCATCGTGGAGGAACTGTTCCCGATGGCGGCGGTCTCGGACGTCCATGCGTTCTACGGGAGCGGCGGTGACCAGCAGGAACTC is a genomic window of Gordonia sp. SID5947 containing:
- a CDS encoding EthD domain-containing protein; amino-acid sequence: MVWGEDVTSALRTADLGEACAAAGARRLQVNVTDDAVSGAMRIDELDPPIGGVVSIWAEDLRPVLDAIAGRVARIAAWEVEERAPLDPALASDGSRVDALSNVAFLRRPVDLSRDDWLHRWLDEHTQVAIETQATFGYYQNIVNRPLTDNAPVVDAIVEELFPMAAVSDVHAFYGSGGDQQELEHRMTRMLESVGRFGADRSIDVVPTSRYDFRFR
- a CDS encoding MFS transporter; the encoded protein is MTTATPTPAALRAGQSLNLFLATLAFTISFWAWNLIAPLGVRYSDVLDLSSTQKSVLVAIPIIVGSVGRILTGALTDRYGGRLMFPVLLVVTAPFVILVAVAGEIGSYPMLLIVGFFLGIAGTTFAVGIPFVNAWYDPSKRGFATGIFGAGMGGTALSAFFTPRFVSWFGYVATHVIIAVALIVVAVIVWMFMHDAPQWKPNRDAVAPKLVAAAKLPITWQMGFLYAATFGGFVAFSTYLPTYLKDIYDFDLQAAGTRTAGFAVAAVIARPVGGMLSDRFGPRLITAISTAGAALLAVWMITQPPLEFPAGLDLVLMAVCMGLGSGSVFSWVARDAPTARVGSVTGIVGAAGGLGGFFPPLVMGATYNAEAHSYTVGLVLLVITAACALVFTIFGIKRRPDPETTG
- the narI gene encoding respiratory nitrate reductase subunit gamma; its protein translation is MDVVLWGVLPYVTLVLLIGGTVWRYHYDKFGWTTRSSELYESRLLRIGSPLFHFGILVVIIGHAMGLVIPESWTDAIGVSEDMYHVTAAVFGLIAGVATLSGIAILIYRRRRSGPVFMATTANDKVMYVVLTAALILGVYITLIGTVPGAEGVNYRETVSPWFRSIFYLQPDVHAMGEAPLRFHIHVLVGMLVFAMVPFTRLVHAFTAPVHYLFRPYIVYRSRDAAQAPGSRTARPGWAPVGTKDRQR
- a CDS encoding MarR family transcriptional regulator — protein: MEHHPLTPSQSAVLFVLMSQARDVPNPELRALAPELTRQSRQKLNDLGLIESAKGARNSYVHSLTDRGWAWCARELDQPPPKGAQPPIRALYAVMAGIGRHLAADDLRLHEVFRPASADPAPETATADTAPVAAGDDIEGRIRDVYTHTAGGPGAWVPLTALRLRLSDVATAELDDALVRLQRRPGVSLIPQEDQLLLTDADRSAAVRVGSQLCHLFAIEDI
- the narJ gene encoding nitrate reductase molybdenum cofactor assembly chaperone; translated protein: MRFSRRRASDHAVVRQVASVCLGYPDDDTLAMAPLLDAALCEQPADEPIAGLRTFVGHLRDSDPKVLRQDYIDLFDLSRKHTLYLSYWTAGDTRRRGEELGVFKKQYRDSGFVVDLRGELPDHLPIVLEFAARVDSDAGTHLLQEHRPALELLRLSLVERRTPYADVVTAVCATLPGESPADRRAVMAMQGAPPPVESVGLEPYDPRLLPISPTAPRAGVFDEVG
- the narH gene encoding nitrate reductase subunit beta — its product is MRVMAQMGMVMNLDKCIGCHTCSVTCKQAWTNRAGTEYVWFNNVETRPGQGYPRRYEDQEQWRGGWHLDKKGRLRLRTGGRLQKLLTLFASPVQPTLDDYYEPWTYDYQTLVDAPLGDDFPVARPKSLITGEDTKVSWSANWDDNLGGAPEMGGLDPVVEKLRRESEDAIKFSFEQTFMFYLPRICEHCLNPSCMASCPSGAIYKRSEDGIVLVDQDRCRGWRQCITGCPYKKIYFNHKSGKAEKCTLCYPRIEVGLPTVCSETCVGRLRYLGLFLYDADAVAAAASVPDEKDLYQAQLDLMLDPDDPEVIAAARAGGIPDDWLDAARRSPVYALAKKYRVALPLHPEYRTMPMVWYVPPLSPIVDLLSEQGHDAEDHRNLFGAIDSLRIPVDYLAELFTAGDSSVIEGVLRKLAAMRAYMRDVTLGRELDASIPARVGMTEEQIYQMYRLMAIAKYEERYVIPTAHLEQAHELEEIGCSLDYDEGPGMFESSAFGEASGRPAPVSVETFHALRQRQTSDTAAGSESMSGRTNLLNWDGNGVPDGMFPHRSERP
- a CDS encoding nitrate reductase subunit alpha; the encoded protein is MSRSTGVDGEAAKALLGIGRFFTRWDESDDGRAVFRRGGRAGDVFYRDRWSHDKIVRSTHGVNCTGSCSWKVYVKDGIITWETQETDYPSVGPDRPEYEPRGCPRGAAFSWYTYSPTRVRHPYARGVLVEMYREARARLGDPVLAWADVVGDPLRRRSYQQARGKGGLIRVSWDEATEIAAAAHVHTIKTYGPDRCAGFSPIPAMSMVSHCVGTRFIQLIGGVMTSFYDWYADLPVASPQVFGDQTDVPESGDWWDATYLMMWGSNVPVTRTPDAHWMAEVRYRGTKIVTVSPDYADNTKFADEWLPAQAGTDAALAMAMGHVILTEFFVRRRTSFFDEYVRTYTDLPFLIHLEQREGDGNQDYVAGKFLTADELGDARVAPEEDVWKTVILDEATGQPVVPNGSMGFRYADSGVGQWNLDLDGVVPALTLYGESAKAVPVCFPAFDAPDGSGSVLRRGVPARRVGGHLVTTVFDLMLAQYGVARDDLPGDWPSGYDDVDTPYTPAWQAEITSVPAEAAIRIAREFAENAEESEGRSMIIMGAGICQWFHGDATYRSILSLLILTGCMGRNGGGWAHYVGQEKCRPITGWISLANGLDWTRPPRTMTGTSYWYMHTDQWRNDGYSAASLTSPLSRGVLDHAHTADAIAQSARLGWMPFYPQFSSNPLDVAETAQAAVDRGEAEDIGSYVAQGLTSGDLTPAISDVDAPENWPRTLVLWRSNLMGSSAKGNEYFLRHLLGTHHNVLGTENPDAPRPRDVVWRDEAPEGKLDLLMSADFRMTSTTLLSDVVFPAATWYEKHDLSSTDMHPFVHAFSPAIDPPWEAKTDFEMFHLLAAKLSAMARTHLGVRRDLVSVPLQHDTPGEIAQPHGRVADWWGSDGAVPARPGRNMPKFSVVERDYTAIADKLGTIGPLADSLGFTVKNVTYELTEQTRKLAESNGVMLGGAGDGRPAIDTDAKLAEAILTLSGTTNGELAVQGFRSLQQRVGFQLDDLARGSEEKRIRFADTQQAPVPVITSPEWSGSETGGRRYAPFTVNIERLKPFHTLTGRMHFYLDHDWMIDIGESLPIYRPPLDMHRLFGEPKLGPDGARQITVRYLTPHSKWSIHSEYQDNLFMLSLSRGGPTAWLSPDDAASIDVRDNDWIECVNANGVVVCRAIVSHRMPNGVCYVHHAQERTIDVPKSEATGRRGGIHNSVTRLLVKPTHMIGGYAQLSYAFNYLGPAGNQRDIVSTIRKRSQEVTY
- a CDS encoding LuxR family transcriptional regulator — translated: MDATRLPELVDQLLTTAHSARSGRAAQTLYGSADHHLRQTVIALVAGHGLTDHESPGEASLQVLRGHVTLSTSQAQWQGVDGDLLAIPRERHGLTAQQDSAVLLTVVTG
- a CDS encoding PQQ-dependent sugar dehydrogenase encodes the protein MDRRQFLTIGAVAGLSVAAVACARETGASSTPSPSSPPPEPGAGRVTVIAEGLNVPWAIGFLRDGSALVTQRDDATIARVTPDGSVVTVGDVPDVAPRGEGGLQGIAIAPGDETTVFVYYTSDEDNRLVRLDFDGRRTSSPRPLLTGLEAAYNHHGGAITVGPDGYLYVAVGDAAQRDVAQDLRELNGKILRLGRDGRPPSDNPFGNEIWSYGHRNVEGLAFDAAGRLWATEFGQDVQDELNVIRRGGNYGWPQVEGRETRNGDDTRFIAPAVTWTTDEASPAGLAFVGSTAYVAALRGRRLWRVPLDGDGAAGVPVAMLAESHGRLRSVAAAPDGSLWIGTSNTDGRGRPDAGDDRILQVTV